One window from the genome of Drosophila albomicans strain 15112-1751.03 chromosome 2L, ASM965048v2, whole genome shotgun sequence encodes:
- the LOC117563800 gene encoding leucine-rich repeat and fibronectin type-III domain-containing protein 3 isoform X1 has translation MRRSSITHTATTPTNGKQPSTKNQSLLLLLLLACCGSPVQVLAQCPWQRDVPDLQTSCICAYNLGRELSVQCDQVDFSQLLEAMNKYARLKPVDLLYVNNASIEELGDNVFSQLSLHNVQLSSCGIRRIASGAFKGQESVLKNLNLQDNQLDEVPVEALQVLSKLNLLDLSRNLLSQIPDDAFAGLSKLSTLKLNDNNVTLASNAFRGLEQSLKNLNLKGTRQRRVPECIRGLKSLAFLDLSQNGIKELPGAAGIRVFDGLDALTALNMERNLIQSIAETAFAGVRKTLSSLSLLNNLLAEFPIGAVHSLKELRVLDIGFNLLTSLPEAAFRGNPSITLLALDGNPLSTVPEGAFTHLNATLRGLSLGGRFLHCDCKLRWVAEWIRNGDLQVTSRERNPQFCGTPPRFRDRGFYSIQPEELNCPEIADAALRGPVGLADNLKPTFPTSPDSVEFETGSGTGTGTGTGTAASSPVATSVSSTSPTTTTTVSTTTTTTAAPTTSSSLSTTASTTPRPATTAATKSIKALPTVGVNGTGSVQATAITSTSSSSSSSSSASSTLHTAGGKQAPGWRQGPNNANGNQHKPQRPPLVLGYPPQRGTRIDDANEVQVKHAFRQDSSVIIQWDSETANILGFRVVYRLFGEKAFKQGPPLESSEREFKIKNVPAQECIIVCVISLEELHVTPETVPYQQCREVRTVSSQTSNMDKITIAASAAICGTIIVAVIVFIAASRRSRKLQNNQQKSPLPIGGLPVNCCGPTGSPGPLGSIATLSAFNNHKEWDQVSAYSGRSIPRPRIYPVEQPDDMRSHFSGMPGKVAKSRSIADGQSQHSFSNNSHRGYLGSAFPTNLVNSRPELRQSRQSLAAASERMSRASYAGSIHNGMGGGGGGGGGNGGGNVMVGMGGGPGSLMGMSGLVGPGGPASIASSNARRSRPRSRSRDQLNTTHIHNHRPGSRYSQAGSTHTLNNYCDTSDNWTDHDMDIYMARNPTTRNGLVPL, from the exons ATGAGACGCAGCAGCATTACACACACAGCAACCACGCCCACAAATGGCAAGCAGCCCTCTACGAAAAACCAgagtctgctgctgcttctgctgctcgCCTGCTGCGGCAGCCCGGTTCAGGTGCTTGCCCAGTGTCCCTGGCAGCGGGATGTGCCCGATCTGCAGACGAGCTGCATTTGTGCCTACAATCTGGGACGCGAGCTGAGCGTGCAATGTGATCAG GTGGACTTCTCACAGCTGCTGGAAGCGATGAACAAGTATGCACGCTTGAAGCCCGTGGATTTGCTGTATGTGAACAATGCAAGCATTGAGGAGCTCGGAGACAATGTTTTCAGCCAGCTGAGTCTGCACAATGTGCAGCTCTCCAGCTGTGGCATTCGTCGCATCGCAAGTGGTGCCTTCAAGGGCCAGGAGTCGGTGCTCAAGAATCTCAATCTGCAGGACAATCAGCTGGACGAGGTGCCCGTGGAGGCGTTGCAAGTGCTGTCCAAGCTCAATCTGTTGGACTTGTCACGGAATTTGCTCTCCCAGATACCCGACGATGCCTTCGCCGGTCTCAGCAAGTTGTCCACACTGAAGCTGAACGACAACAATGTGACGCTGGCATCGAACGCATTTCGTGGCCTCGAACAGAGTTTAAAGAATCTGAACTTGAAGGGCACAAGGCAGCGCAGGGTGCCCGAATGTATACGCGGTCTCAAGAGCCTGGCGTTCTTGGATCTCTCGCAGAATGGCATCAAGGAGCTGCCTGGTGCTGCTGGCATACGTGTCTTTGATGGCTTGGATGCCCTCACGGCACTAAACATGGAAAGGAATCTGATACAAAGCATTGCGGAAACAGCATTCGCCGGAGTGCGCAAGACATTGAGCTCATTGAGTTTACTCAACAATTTGCTCGCCGAATTTCCCATTGGCGCCGTGCATTCCCTGAAGGAGCTGCGTGTGCTGGACATTGGTTTCAATTTGCTCACCTCGCTGCCCGAGGCGGCGTTTCGTGGCAATCCAAGCATCACCCTCTTGGCTCTCGATGGCAATCCACTGAGCACTGTGCCCGAGGGCGCCTTTACCCATTTGAATGCCACATTGCGCGGCCTCTCGCTTGGCGGTCGCTTCCTTCACTGCGACTGCAAGTTGCGCTGGGTTGCCGAATGGATACGCAATGGTGACTTGCAG GTCACTTCTCGCGAACGTAATCCACAGTTTTGTGGCACGCCGCCGCGTTTCCGTGATCGCGGTTTCTACTCCATACAGCCGGAGGAGCTCAATTGTCCCGAGATTGCAGATGCTGCGCTGCGCGGTCCCGTTGGCCTTGCCGACAATCTGAAGCCCACGTTTCCCACCTCACCAGATTCGGTTGAGTTCGAAACCGGTTCGGGCACAGGCACGGGAACAGGAACGGGCACAGCTGCCTCATCGCCGGTGGCAACTAGCGTGAGCAGCACTTCGCCTACCACAACAACCACTGTGtccaccacaacaaccacaacagcagcgccCACAACTAGCTCCAGCTTAAGCACAACAGCCAGCACG ACGCCTCGTCCCGCGACCACAGCGGCAACAAAGTCCATCAAAGCCTTGCCCACAGTGGGCGTCAATGGCACCGGCAGCGTTCAAGCTACGGCCATCACATCgactagcagcagcagcagctcgagcTCTAGTGCCAGCTCAACGTTGCATACAGCAGGCGGCAAACAGGCGCCAGGCTGGCGTCAAGGCCCAAACAATGCCAATGGGAATCAACACAAGCCACAGCGACCGCCGCTGGTGTTGGGTTATCCGCCGCAGCGTGGCACACGCATTGACGATGCGAATGAGGTGCAGGTGAAGCATGCGTTCCGTCAGGATAGCTCTGTGATCATTCAATGGGATTCGGAGACAGCGAATATACTCGGCTTCCGGGTCGTCTATCGACTGTTTGGCGAGAAGGCCTTCAAGCAAGGACCGCCACTGGAGTCGAGTGAGCGTGAGTTCAAGATTAAGAATGTGCCCGCCCAGGAGTGCATCATAGTGTGTGTGATATCGCTGGAGGAGCTGCATGTGACGCCGGAGACGGTGCCGTATCAGCAGTGTCGTGAGGTTCGCACCGTCAGCTCACAGACATCGAACATGGATAAGATAACGATAGCGGCAAGTGCCGCCATTTGTGGCACCATCATTGTGGCCGTGATTGTCTTTATAGCTGCCAGCAG ACGCTCGCGTAAACTGCAAAATAACCAGCAAAAGAGTCCACTGCCAATTGGAGGTTTGCCCGTTAATTGTTGCGGTCCAACCGGTTCGCCAGGACCACTTGGCTCCATTGCCACGCTATCGGCCTTTAACAATCACAAG GAATGGGATCAGGTATCGGCGTACAGTGGACGCTCGATACCGCGACCACGCATTTATCCCGTCGAACAGCCCGACGACATGCGCAGCCATTTCTCTGGCATGCCTGGCAAGGTGGCAAAATCACG ctccATAGCCGATGGGCAATCGCAGCACAGTTTCTCGAACAATTCACATCGCGGCTATTTGGGCAGCGCATTCCCCACAAATCTGGTCAATTCCCGCCCAGAGCTGCGTCAGTCGCGTCAATCGCTGGCCGCCGCCTCTGAGCGCATGTCGCGTGCCTCCTACGCCGGCTCCATACATAACGGTAtgggtggcggcggcggcggaggCGGTGGCAATGGCGGTGGCAATGTCATGGTTGGCATGGGAGGCGGCCCTGGCAGTCTGATGGGCATGAGCGGATTGGTTGGCCCTGGCGGACCAGCTAGCATTGCATCCAGCAATGCAAGACGCTCGCGTCCGCGTTCCAGATCACGCGATCAACTGAATACCACGCACATACATAACCATCGACCGGGAAGTCG ATATTCACAAGCGGGTTCAACGCACACGTTGAACAATTATTGCGATACATCGGACAATTGGACCGATCACGATATGGATATATATATGGCGCGCAATCCGACAACGCGCAACGGTTTGGTGCCATTATGA
- the LOC117563802 gene encoding peritrophin-44, with protein sequence MKGRNLVNCLALILLANFATSQRVEDICQLFSDGTVLRDPESCSRSITCQDAKSTYTTCSGSTPFFNKDTLKCVKTLDDSDGCDVTCANSTAKFINDPKSCFGYYYCADEQTPMYGKCAAGQHFNGTTQSCVWTQHSTCTAASFDYCSIIKNGVSFDSNLGCNRYYECTKGALVDSTCKSGYYDARSGACISKSLVHCDAHPYPTNVCGTAKSPKINAYVADGATCHGYFYCTQTSDGSPDPAPKWGHCGDDLFFDATSQICTTPIKVACSEDRCQGRTIPFVLSATKGCRNYLRCSNGVTKDEKSCAGNLFFDEEQGSCGRDLKIRSLLKRLSRSILYISQQN encoded by the coding sequence ATGAAAGGAAGGAATTTAGTTAACTGTTTGGCATTGATTTTGCTGGCCAACTTTGCGACAAGTCAGCGCGTCGAAGACATCTGTCAATTGTTCTCCGATGGCACTGTGTTACGTGATCCCGAATCCTGCAGTCGATCGATCACATGCCAGGACGCAAAGAGCACTTACACCACCTGCTCGGGATCGACGCCGTTCTTTAACAAGGACACACTGAAGTGTGTGAAAACACTCGACGACAGCGACGGTTGTGATGTGACGTGTGCAAATTCCACAGCGAAATTCATTAACGATCCCAAGTCCTGTTTTGGCTATTACTATTGTGCCGACGAACAGACGCCGATGTATGGCAAATGCGCCGCTGGCCAACACTTTAATGGAACCACTCAGAGTTGTGTTTGGACACAGCATTCGACATGCACCGCAGCCTCATTTGATTACTGCAGCATTATCAAGAACGGTGTGAGTTTTGACAGCAACTTGGGCTGCAATCGGTATTATGAATGCACCAAGGGTGCACTCGTGGACAGCACCTGCAAGTCGGGCTACTACGATGCCCGATCTGGTGCATGTATCTCCAAGAGTCTGGTGCATTGCGATGCCCATCCGTATCCCACGAATGTTTGCGGCACCGCCAAAAGTCCCAAGATAAACGCCTATGTGGCAGATGGGGCCACCTGCCACGGTTATTTCTACTGCACCCAGACATCGGATGGCAGTCCGGATCCGGCTCCCAAGTGGGGCCACTGCGGCGATGATTTGTTCTTCGACGCGACTTCGCAGATCTGCACTACGCCAATTAAGGTGGCTTGCTCTGAGGATCGTTGCCAAGGACGCACGATTCCCTTTGTGCTCAGCGCCACGAAGGGTTGTCGGAACTATTTAAGATGCTCGAATGGTGTCACGAAAGATGAAAAGTCCTGTGCTGGCAATTTGTTCTTTGACGAGGAGCAAGGCTCGTGTGGCAGAGATCTTAAAATTCGCAGCCTGCTAAAGCGATTGTCTAGAagcatattatatatatctcAGCAAAACTAA
- the LOC117563800 gene encoding leucine-rich repeat and fibronectin type-III domain-containing protein 3 isoform X2, which translates to MRRSSITHTATTPTNGKQPSTKNQSLLLLLLLACCGSPVQVLAQCPWQRDVPDLQTSCICAYNLGRELSVQCDQVDFSQLLEAMNKYARLKPVDLLYVNNASIEELGDNVFSQLSLHNVQLSSCGIRRIASGAFKGQESVLKNLNLQDNQLDEVPVEALQVLSKLNLLDLSRNLLSQIPDDAFAGLSKLSTLKLNDNNVTLASNAFRGLEQSLKNLNLKGTRQRRVPECIRGLKSLAFLDLSQNGIKELPGAAGIRVFDGLDALTALNMERNLIQSIAETAFAGVRKTLSSLSLLNNLLAEFPIGAVHSLKELRVLDIGFNLLTSLPEAAFRGNPSITLLALDGNPLSTVPEGAFTHLNATLRGLSLGGRFLHCDCKLRWVAEWIRNGDLQVTSRERNPQFCGTPPRFRDRGFYSIQPEELNCPEIADAALRGPVGLADNLKPTFPTSPDSVEFETGSGTGTGTGTGTAASSPVATSVSSTSPTTTTTVSTTTTTTAAPTTSSSLSTTASTTPRPATTAATKSIKALPTVGVNGTGSVQATAITSTSSSSSSSSSASSTLHTAGGKQAPGWRQGPNNANGNQHKPQRPPLVLGYPPQRGTRIDDANEVQVKHAFRQDSSVIIQWDSETANILGFRVVYRLFGEKAFKQGPPLESSEREFKIKNVPAQECIIVCVISLEELHVTPETVPYQQCREVRTVSSQTSNMDKITIAASAAICGTIIVAVIVFIAASRRSRKLQNNQQKSPLPIGGLPVNCCGPTGSPGPLGSIATLSAFNNHKEWDQVSAYSGRSIPRPRIYPVEQPDDMRSHFSGMPGKVAKSRYSQAGSTHTLNNYCDTSDNWTDHDMDIYMARNPTTRNGLVPL; encoded by the exons ATGAGACGCAGCAGCATTACACACACAGCAACCACGCCCACAAATGGCAAGCAGCCCTCTACGAAAAACCAgagtctgctgctgcttctgctgctcgCCTGCTGCGGCAGCCCGGTTCAGGTGCTTGCCCAGTGTCCCTGGCAGCGGGATGTGCCCGATCTGCAGACGAGCTGCATTTGTGCCTACAATCTGGGACGCGAGCTGAGCGTGCAATGTGATCAG GTGGACTTCTCACAGCTGCTGGAAGCGATGAACAAGTATGCACGCTTGAAGCCCGTGGATTTGCTGTATGTGAACAATGCAAGCATTGAGGAGCTCGGAGACAATGTTTTCAGCCAGCTGAGTCTGCACAATGTGCAGCTCTCCAGCTGTGGCATTCGTCGCATCGCAAGTGGTGCCTTCAAGGGCCAGGAGTCGGTGCTCAAGAATCTCAATCTGCAGGACAATCAGCTGGACGAGGTGCCCGTGGAGGCGTTGCAAGTGCTGTCCAAGCTCAATCTGTTGGACTTGTCACGGAATTTGCTCTCCCAGATACCCGACGATGCCTTCGCCGGTCTCAGCAAGTTGTCCACACTGAAGCTGAACGACAACAATGTGACGCTGGCATCGAACGCATTTCGTGGCCTCGAACAGAGTTTAAAGAATCTGAACTTGAAGGGCACAAGGCAGCGCAGGGTGCCCGAATGTATACGCGGTCTCAAGAGCCTGGCGTTCTTGGATCTCTCGCAGAATGGCATCAAGGAGCTGCCTGGTGCTGCTGGCATACGTGTCTTTGATGGCTTGGATGCCCTCACGGCACTAAACATGGAAAGGAATCTGATACAAAGCATTGCGGAAACAGCATTCGCCGGAGTGCGCAAGACATTGAGCTCATTGAGTTTACTCAACAATTTGCTCGCCGAATTTCCCATTGGCGCCGTGCATTCCCTGAAGGAGCTGCGTGTGCTGGACATTGGTTTCAATTTGCTCACCTCGCTGCCCGAGGCGGCGTTTCGTGGCAATCCAAGCATCACCCTCTTGGCTCTCGATGGCAATCCACTGAGCACTGTGCCCGAGGGCGCCTTTACCCATTTGAATGCCACATTGCGCGGCCTCTCGCTTGGCGGTCGCTTCCTTCACTGCGACTGCAAGTTGCGCTGGGTTGCCGAATGGATACGCAATGGTGACTTGCAG GTCACTTCTCGCGAACGTAATCCACAGTTTTGTGGCACGCCGCCGCGTTTCCGTGATCGCGGTTTCTACTCCATACAGCCGGAGGAGCTCAATTGTCCCGAGATTGCAGATGCTGCGCTGCGCGGTCCCGTTGGCCTTGCCGACAATCTGAAGCCCACGTTTCCCACCTCACCAGATTCGGTTGAGTTCGAAACCGGTTCGGGCACAGGCACGGGAACAGGAACGGGCACAGCTGCCTCATCGCCGGTGGCAACTAGCGTGAGCAGCACTTCGCCTACCACAACAACCACTGTGtccaccacaacaaccacaacagcagcgccCACAACTAGCTCCAGCTTAAGCACAACAGCCAGCACG ACGCCTCGTCCCGCGACCACAGCGGCAACAAAGTCCATCAAAGCCTTGCCCACAGTGGGCGTCAATGGCACCGGCAGCGTTCAAGCTACGGCCATCACATCgactagcagcagcagcagctcgagcTCTAGTGCCAGCTCAACGTTGCATACAGCAGGCGGCAAACAGGCGCCAGGCTGGCGTCAAGGCCCAAACAATGCCAATGGGAATCAACACAAGCCACAGCGACCGCCGCTGGTGTTGGGTTATCCGCCGCAGCGTGGCACACGCATTGACGATGCGAATGAGGTGCAGGTGAAGCATGCGTTCCGTCAGGATAGCTCTGTGATCATTCAATGGGATTCGGAGACAGCGAATATACTCGGCTTCCGGGTCGTCTATCGACTGTTTGGCGAGAAGGCCTTCAAGCAAGGACCGCCACTGGAGTCGAGTGAGCGTGAGTTCAAGATTAAGAATGTGCCCGCCCAGGAGTGCATCATAGTGTGTGTGATATCGCTGGAGGAGCTGCATGTGACGCCGGAGACGGTGCCGTATCAGCAGTGTCGTGAGGTTCGCACCGTCAGCTCACAGACATCGAACATGGATAAGATAACGATAGCGGCAAGTGCCGCCATTTGTGGCACCATCATTGTGGCCGTGATTGTCTTTATAGCTGCCAGCAG ACGCTCGCGTAAACTGCAAAATAACCAGCAAAAGAGTCCACTGCCAATTGGAGGTTTGCCCGTTAATTGTTGCGGTCCAACCGGTTCGCCAGGACCACTTGGCTCCATTGCCACGCTATCGGCCTTTAACAATCACAAG GAATGGGATCAGGTATCGGCGTACAGTGGACGCTCGATACCGCGACCACGCATTTATCCCGTCGAACAGCCCGACGACATGCGCAGCCATTTCTCTGGCATGCCTGGCAAGGTGGCAAAATCACG ATATTCACAAGCGGGTTCAACGCACACGTTGAACAATTATTGCGATACATCGGACAATTGGACCGATCACGATATGGATATATATATGGCGCGCAATCCGACAACGCGCAACGGTTTGGTGCCATTATGA
- the LOC117563801 gene encoding rab3 GTPase-activating protein catalytic subunit has protein sequence MAEEIDDNDFYRENFSADTDWEVFNAQLGDLLRKWEVDVDIGVPLQPEELFHCKWQIETKTLDMLHNGIAVDYYEAQLAEREPPAEGQTAAAERCLQRTNCHHDLMSNWNSFGPPIRKSSELHTLARIYGLRRFVVLHPAGGGNNYMRSPSEFNFILSAAAVVAAEVSSVVPIFVQIHDPKWNFYMGVSLAPALRTNFRLIGLEQTPEDCRYLTGLLTLFHDKLPALYPRDAKISVRTTYSLDAVRIRMPLYVPFNCYTEDIAIDGDVERLDVQNFYALPHGYAPESSTESYLVYTWPELSENVAFDSEMRTDFVPAKAPLGKIYLSVEAFSYLTLCLSDYQAVGKVSRSLESFVGRNFSGISSGAEHTNPLDKLTEHKLTGRRAERSNYELPSQAGLTKSLPGPMNESELTELLAYLFPDMHPQMALYPYSKQSFKDKFDPMRIKSAVTDSLVSRLSCLLATCHAHLGGVESMAQVWAAFTRQLRVLWDNSLTVPGTAPGFPDTRTCLLHQKLQMLNVCVERRVHREALGKRKQQQQPEPEAQQQLSEDEDEGEFYDCDEPTSATSGSPTRAVLSLKPEGRLKRLGEQRLLDEPEEFLYIPQTQEPVPKTEDQLHDDAEVMLQLGPGSGLSTQMMCTSLLSDMEAFKAANPRGKMEDFIRWYSPKDWEEVENANGSTTQQLSVRMTTEGNTWQKVWQQAQPVPVARQRRLFDDTNEALKVLHYLETRNMSEIYALTVIPALHTALLKLIDIYSNAHVEDVFSSHIEQLLNDLCRLSRSHSNEPPNLEAFLSNLAELERRFYQFKCFERLAGYPKRSNLAQIKQQFDEILKNENSCTIVNKKLAATSDLASAGSLYDILSPKLEQDISNRLISKDYVIRLDGDTKATEKGLYMGPQFMRAIVTGDKLRLCGAFTESTTFV, from the exons ATGGCCGAGGAAATTGACGATAATGATTTTTATCGTGAAAACTTCAGTGCCGACACAGACTGGGAAGTATTCAACGCACAGCTAGGCGATTTACTGCGCAAATGGGAAGTGGACGTCGATATTGGCGTCCCACTGCAGCCCGAGGAACTCTTCCACTGCAAATGGCAAATCGAGACAAAAACATTGGACATGCTGCACAATGGCATTGCCGTGGACTACTACGAAGCACAGTTAGCAGAACGTGAGCCACCAGCAGAGGGTCAAACAGCTGCTGCCGAGAGGTGTCTGCAACGCACCAATTGTCATCACGATTTGATGAGCAATTGGAATAGTTTTGGGCCGCCCATACGCAAATCCAGTGAGCTCCACACACTGGCCAGGATCTATGGACTGCGTCGCTTCGTAGTGCTGCATCCCGCTGGTGGCGGCAACAACTATATGAGGTCACCATcagaattcaatttcattctgagcgctgctgctgttgtggctgccgaAGTGTCCAGTGTGGTGCCCATTTTTGTGCAGATCCATGATCCCAAGTGGAACTTTTATATGGGCGTCTCCTTGGCACCAGCTTTGCGTACCAATTTTAGACTGATTGGCCTCGAACAGACGCCCGAAGACTGTCGCTACTTGACGGGTTTGTTGACGCTCTTCCATGACAAGCTGCCCGCTTTGTATCCACGAGATGCCAAGATCTCGGTGCGCACCACCTACTCGCTGGATGCGGTGCGCATACGCATGCCCTTGTATGTGCCCTTCAATTGCTACACCGAGGATATTGCCATCGATGGCGATGTGGAGCGTCTGGATGTTCAAAATTTCTATGCCCTGCCTCATGGTTATGCTCCCGAATCGAGCACCGAAAGCTACTTGGTCTACACTTGGCCAGAACTCTCCGAGAACGTTGCGTTTGACAGCGAAATGCGCACAGATTTTGTGCCTGCCAAAGCGCCGCTGGGCAAGATTTATTTGTCTGTGGAAGCCTTTTCCTATCTAACACTTTGCTTGAGCGACTATCAAGCGGTGGGAAAAGTCTCACGCTCGTTGGAATCGTTTGTGGGCAGGAATTTCTCGGGCATCAGCAGCGGCGCTGAGCACACAAATCCCTTGGATAAGCTTACCGAACACAAGCTGACTGGCAGAAGGGCAGAGCGGAGTAACTACGAGCTGCCTTCGCAGGCGGGACTCACGAAGAGTTTGCCGGGACCGATGAATGAGAGCGAACTCACAGAGCTACTCGCCTACTTGTTCCCCGATATGCATCCCCAAATGGCATTGTATCCCTATTCCAAGCAGAGCTTCAAGGATAAG TTCGATCCTATGCGCATCAAAAGCGCCGTTACAGATTCCTTGGTCAGTCGTCTCAGCTGCTTGTTGGCcacctgccacgcccacttggGTGGCGTTGAGAGCATGGCTCAAGTGTGGGCGGCATTTACACGTCAACTGCGAGTCTTATGGGATAATTCGCTGACAGTGCCAGg CACTGCACCTGGTTTCCCCGATACGCGCACTTGTCTGCTGCACCAGAAGCTGCAGATGCTCAACGTGTGCGTGGAGCGTCGTGTTCATCGTGAAGCACTCGGCAAgcgcaaacagcaacaacagccagagccagaggcacaacagcaattgagcgaggatgaggatgagggaGAATTCTATGACTGCGATGAGCCAACGAGCGCAACAAGCGGTTCACCAACGCGCGCTGTGTTAAGCCTCAAGCCCGAGGGTCGCTTGAAGCGTTTGGGTGAACAACGTTTGCTCGACGAACCAGAGGAATTCCTGTATATTCCTCAAACCCAAGAGCCGGTGCCCAAGACAGAGGATCAACTTCATGACGATGCCGAGGTGATGCTGCAATTGGGACCCGGTTCAGGGCTGAGTACACAGATGATGTGCACCTCGTTGTTGTCGGATATGGAGGCCTTTAAGGCGGCCAATCCACGTGGCAAAATGGAAGACTTTATACGCTGGTACAGTCCCAAGGACTGGGAAGAAGTGGAGAATG CAAATGGATCGACTACTCAGCAGCTGAGTGTGCGAATGACAACCGAGGGCAACACCTGGCAGAAGGTGTGGCAACAGGCTCAACCAGTGCCTGTGGCAAGGCAGCGACGTCTCTTCGATGACACCAACGAGGCTCTGAAAGTGTTGCACTATCTCGAGACGCGCAACATGAGCGAGATCTATGCGCTGACTGTAATTCCAGCATTGCACACAGCGCTGCTTAAACTGATT GACATTTACAGCAATGCCCACGTAGAAGATGTTTTTAGCTCGCACATCGAGCAGCTGCTGAACGACTTGTGTCGCCTTTCGCGCTCCCATTCCAATGAGCCGCCCAACCTGGAAGCATTTCTCTCGAATCTCGCCGAACTCGAGCGTCGCTTCTATCAATTCAAATGCTTTGAGCGACTCGCTGGCTATCCAAAGCGCAGCAATCTGGCGCAGATCAAGCAACAATTCGATGAGATACTCAAGAATGAAAACAGTTGCACCATTGTCAATAAGAAGCTGGCGGCAACAAGTGATTTGGCCTCAGCTGGCAGTCTGTATGACATTCTCAGTCCGAAGCTGGAGCAGGATATCTCGAATCGTTTGATCAGCAAGGACTACGTTATACGACTCGATGGCGATACAAAGGCCACCGAAAAGGGTCTCTACATGGGACCGCAATTTATGCGAGCGATTGTCACTGGGGATAAATTGCGACTCTGCGGCGCCTTCACCGAGAGCACAACATTTGTCTGA
- the LOC117565060 gene encoding uncharacterized protein LOC117565060 — MAHFDIPQCGHYTTMQKRKNEKELKHVGSRFDWSQEPTKMFLELWEENIPNLRAGKKRAQVHKEIALKMHMYKARTTEIKSKMDNMVKKYKKEMLEHHLKGEQSSWEYFDQVHNILKETKYHNVWSTEKFDFSPLEDSDTDDSNDSAIWPIGDNETSKKAKTSTAEIFEPETFEETASVKSELTFTSPERPVSINSYLTFASAEEEEEYNNVTAATSEFEPESDRRLAIEEAKLAIQREELKLMKNMADELSALHREFLKEYKN; from the exons ATGGCGCATTTCGACATACCACAATGCGGTCACTACACAACGATGCAGAAgagaaaaa ATGAGAAAGAACTGAAACATGTCGGCAGTCGCTTCGATTGGAGTCAAGAGCCCACGAAGATGTTTCTGGAACTGTGGGAGGAGAACATTCCGAATTTGCGCGCGGGCAAAAAAAGAGCTCAAGTGCACAAGgaaattgcattgaaaatgcatATGTATAAAGCAAGAACAActgaaattaaatcaaaaatggaTAACATGGTTAAGAAATACAA AAAAGAAATGCTGGAACATCACTTGAAGGGAGAGCAATCTTCTTGGGAATATTTTGATCAAGTGCacaatatattaaaagaaacGAAATACCACAACGTATGGTCTACGGAAAAATTTG ACTTTTCTCCTTTGGAAGATAGCGACACCGACGACAGCAACGACTCGGCAATTTGGCCAATAGGCGACAATGAAACGTCAAAAAAGGCGAAAACTTCAACGGCAGAAATCTTTGAACCTGAGACTTTTGAGGAAACTGCTTCAGTCAAAAGTGAATTGACTTTCACATCCCCTGAACGACCTGTTTCAATCAACAGTTATTTAACTTTCGCatcagcagaagaagaagaagaatataaCAATGTAACTGCTGCTACCAGCGAATTTGAACCTGAATCAGATAGAAGACTGGCCATTGAAGAGGCCAAATTGGCAATTCAGCGTGAAGAGCTAAAACTTATGAAAAACATGGCAGATGAATTGTCAGCCTTGCACCGCGAATTCcttaaagaatacaaaaattaa
- the LOC117565061 gene encoding cytochrome b-c1 complex subunit Rieske, mitochondrial encodes MMKAVSCALVRSNAQALSTGLRASGVAVNAVATRQGHTDLQVPDFSPYRRDSVQDARRRNQTTEERKAFSYLMVGAGAVGGAYAAKGLVNAFVSSMSATADVLAMAKIEIKLADIPEGKSVTFKWRGKPLFIRHRTPSEIQTERGVATSELRDPQTDDQRVIKPEWLVVIGVCTHLGCVPIANAGDWGGYYCPCHGSHYDASGRIRKGPAPLNLEVPTHEFPDEGTLVVG; translated from the exons ATGATGAAAGCCGTCTCCTGTGCCCTTGTGCGCTCCAACGCACAAGCGCTGTCCACGGGCCTGCGTGCAAGCGGTGTCGCTGTCAATGCCGTTG CTACGCGCCAGGGTCACACCGATCTGCAGGTTCCCGACTTCTCTCCCTATCGTCGTGACTCGGTGCAGGATGCACGTCGTCGCAACCAGACAACAGAGGAGCGCAAGGCTTTCTCCTACTTGATGGTTGGTGCTGGCGCCGTTGGAGGTGCTTATGCCGCCAAGGGACTGGTTAATGCTTTCGTCAGCTCAATGAGCGCCACAGCCGATGTgttggccatggccaagaTCGAAATTAAACTGGCCGACATCCCCGAGGGCAAGTCGGTGACGTTCAAATGGCGCGGCAAGCCATTGTTTATTCGTCATCGTACCCCAAGCGAAATTCAAACGGAACGCGGTGTGGCCACATCTGAATTGCGTGATCCTCAGACCGACGAT CAACGCGTCATTAAGCCCGAATGGCTTGTGGTGATTGGCGTTTGCACGCATTTGGGCTGTGTGCCAATTGCGAATGCTGGCGATTGGGGCGGCTATTATTGCCCCTGCCACGGCTCCCATTACGATGCATCTGGACGCATTCGCAAGGGACCGGCGCCATTGAACTTGGAGGTGCCCACTCATGAGTTCCCCGATGAGGGCACCTTGGTTGTTGGTTAA